Proteins co-encoded in one Desulfitobacterium hafniense DCB-2 genomic window:
- a CDS encoding FkbM family methyltransferase, translated as MQLAETQQVLMSAISKKMQNQPFTLAGFLADIAHIPVFLYGAGAFGRQMFRLLAQNGIRVRGFLDRKAQPGQMLYGVPVYSPDSVDISQEERKRSLLIVSIVLTLEERMPLFQSLNKLGFSQVVDGQSIRAREVPFSAACYEANWSDSELTGKICAAAELLADGASREVYARNLRAHILRNYDDYMESTDCCQYFTEDVPLAKGFTRFVDCGAYIGDTLTQLVKKFGNVETYVGFEPDCESFGRLASTAAALRHNLSQAFLYPCAVGGANQMASIMLAEGSSALSESGETSVQVVSLDNVFVGFAPTFIKMDIEGAEVAALHGAENVIRTSRPDLAVCIYHNISDYFEIPLLLHRWNPNYFFYLRAHSSCTMETVLYVTERRKQQ; from the coding sequence ATGCAGTTAGCTGAAACACAACAGGTACTGATGTCGGCAATATCGAAAAAAATGCAAAACCAGCCCTTCACGCTTGCAGGTTTCCTCGCAGATATTGCTCACATACCTGTCTTTCTCTATGGGGCGGGTGCGTTTGGTCGCCAAATGTTCCGCTTGCTTGCCCAAAATGGCATTAGGGTACGCGGTTTTCTTGACCGCAAAGCGCAACCGGGACAAATGTTATACGGCGTTCCTGTATATTCGCCGGACTCAGTGGATATTAGTCAGGAAGAGCGAAAACGTTCGCTGCTTATTGTGTCGATTGTGCTGACGCTTGAGGAAAGGATGCCGCTTTTTCAATCCTTAAATAAACTGGGTTTTTCACAAGTGGTTGACGGTCAATCTATCCGCGCCAGGGAAGTGCCATTCAGTGCAGCGTGTTATGAGGCAAATTGGTCGGATAGTGAGTTGACAGGAAAAATCTGTGCCGCTGCGGAACTTTTGGCCGATGGGGCAAGTCGTGAGGTTTATGCGCGTAATTTACGTGCTCATATTTTACGCAATTACGATGATTACATGGAAAGTACGGATTGTTGTCAATATTTTACGGAAGATGTCCCTTTGGCTAAAGGATTTACACGGTTCGTAGATTGTGGCGCGTATATTGGAGATACATTAACGCAACTGGTGAAAAAATTTGGCAATGTTGAGACTTATGTTGGATTTGAGCCGGATTGCGAAAGCTTCGGACGGCTTGCAAGTACGGCTGCTGCGTTACGGCATAATCTTTCCCAGGCATTTCTCTATCCTTGTGCGGTAGGCGGAGCTAACCAGATGGCTTCAATTATGCTTGCGGAAGGATCCAGCGCGCTTTCTGAATCAGGTGAAACCAGCGTTCAAGTTGTCAGCCTGGATAACGTATTTGTCGGCTTTGCGCCAACATTTATTAAGATGGATATAGAAGGTGCTGAAGTTGCGGCATTGCATGGCGCGGAAAATGTCATTCGTACCTCCCGTCCCGATCTTGCCGTTTGCATATATCACAATATAAGCGATTATTTTGAGATTCCGTTGCTTCTTCATCGCTGGAATCCGAATTATTTTTTTTATTTGCGCGCACACAGCTCCTGTACAATGGAAACTGTACTTTACGTGACGGAAAGGAGAAAACAGCAATGA
- a CDS encoding flagellin — MIIYNNIPGLKASNALSKNIHKAGTPLARVSSGLRINHAADDGAGLSISEKMRGQIRGLMQASRNIQDGLSYLDTADGYLGSINSPPLQRLRELAIQAANDTLTTQDRETIQKEVLQIQEHLERLFRTAEFNTHKIFAQDIKSTKTPTPGILPGDTLIRQYGLQVTAGRNDRLTFRLDEQPLEIHLDPGNYTSEQLVHALNEKFKGAGTDVTVGFEGDSLVYHSPTKVLDSFGGSMIEIDSPASYTSIIYDNSKPGYISGAYFLGAEYLSGDVTIDSSNNTLTFRVGDSGTYTNVSLTLADGTYSAQGLVDALNHHFNTNGIDVTATKDASNRLKLQHNKCGAGYTLDQLGGTAKQVILDRLVSNHYSEYIHPGTNGSPAVFTGYKSLAGGITIEAGRNDTLRLNVGGTVHTLTLAAGTYDQAGIMTQLNQVFANQSLQVEAKLSGDRLQLEYTGAGAGSVGSVSGGAAYTLMGEPVSGPSLIPGSWQLVEGNTTPIAVGKARATGQTNLANGVQIITGYNDTLTFELDGQAKSIALDAKWYSAAELLSAINTELSGMDVTASYVGPSSQQLVFEHKKEGGGIPEFPYSLKNFGGNALSTLMTTNMPMGQASGTTPSASYLRGTANISNITISAGVNDSLTVSANGNPYSFTLDAGTYNTAQLVTQINGKLSAAGLGGMIEATSYSSYLELRSQTTGTTTQINSVSGNSVNTLFRRVDQYYQNAGYIPPSTSDTYIDGRVDLRQGITIGTGVNDKLAFDLHDDGTIERKTIILDAGEYSENGLIDMINAKLQAQNLQVAAAIKNINTPQGPRTVMTLTYSPGKNGYFAIDGVGGSASYTVFYPGPYDITYTGGMDLKLQVGANSGNMVSTGTQYMMNTEILGIRRLDYTTRISADRAIDTVADAMAMVSAARGLNGAKRNALESLYYNVTQSAENLQAAESRIRDADLAKEMMAHVKQSLLSQAAEAVLVQTKQQPQMILELLK; from the coding sequence GTGATCATTTACAATAATATTCCTGGACTGAAGGCGTCTAACGCATTAAGTAAGAATATACACAAAGCCGGCACACCCTTAGCAAGGGTGTCGTCCGGCTTAAGAATCAATCATGCGGCTGATGATGGGGCAGGACTTAGTATCAGTGAAAAGATGCGAGGGCAAATCCGCGGTCTCATGCAGGCATCCAGAAATATTCAGGATGGACTTAGCTACCTGGATACTGCCGATGGCTATCTTGGCAGTATTAATTCGCCCCCGCTGCAACGGCTGCGGGAGTTGGCGATACAGGCCGCCAATGATACCTTAACCACCCAGGATCGTGAGACTATTCAGAAAGAAGTTCTGCAAATACAAGAACATTTAGAAAGACTGTTCCGCACAGCCGAATTCAATACCCATAAAATCTTTGCCCAGGATATTAAAAGCACAAAAACGCCAACTCCCGGAATATTGCCGGGAGATACGCTGATTCGTCAATATGGTTTGCAGGTAACAGCCGGCAGAAATGACCGCTTAACCTTTCGTTTGGATGAGCAGCCCTTGGAAATTCATTTGGATCCCGGCAACTATACTTCAGAACAGCTTGTGCATGCCCTGAACGAGAAATTCAAAGGGGCTGGTACTGATGTAACGGTGGGGTTTGAAGGGGATAGCTTGGTGTATCATTCGCCGACCAAAGTTCTGGACAGCTTTGGCGGCTCCATGATTGAGATCGATTCCCCTGCTTCTTACACGTCCATTATTTATGATAACAGTAAACCCGGTTATATTTCCGGCGCCTATTTTTTAGGTGCGGAATATCTATCCGGCGACGTAACTATTGATAGTTCGAATAATACCCTGACTTTTCGTGTGGGTGATAGCGGCACCTATACTAATGTTTCGCTTACCTTGGCAGATGGCACTTATTCGGCCCAAGGATTAGTAGATGCTCTGAATCATCATTTTAATACCAATGGCATTGATGTCACAGCGACCAAAGATGCTTCCAACCGCCTCAAGCTTCAGCATAATAAGTGCGGTGCGGGATATACCCTTGACCAATTAGGCGGAACGGCGAAGCAGGTTATCTTAGACAGGCTGGTCTCTAATCATTATTCTGAATACATACACCCCGGCACGAACGGCTCTCCTGCTGTATTTACCGGGTATAAATCACTTGCAGGAGGCATCACCATTGAGGCTGGGCGCAATGATACTTTGCGTCTGAATGTAGGAGGTACTGTTCATACCCTAACTTTAGCCGCAGGCACCTACGATCAGGCCGGAATCATGACTCAGCTCAATCAAGTGTTTGCCAATCAAAGCCTTCAGGTTGAAGCTAAACTTAGCGGAGACCGTTTACAGCTGGAGTATACCGGTGCAGGTGCGGGGTCGGTCGGCTCTGTGTCAGGGGGTGCGGCCTATACTCTTATGGGCGAACCGGTTTCCGGTCCGAGTCTTATCCCTGGCTCATGGCAGCTGGTTGAAGGAAATACCACCCCAATCGCTGTCGGCAAGGCAAGAGCGACCGGACAAACTAACCTGGCTAATGGCGTACAGATCATTACCGGCTATAACGATACTTTGACCTTTGAGTTGGACGGTCAGGCAAAAAGTATTGCTTTAGATGCTAAATGGTATAGTGCTGCCGAGTTGCTATCGGCAATTAATACCGAGTTAAGCGGTATGGATGTAACAGCAAGCTATGTGGGCCCTTCTTCGCAACAATTAGTATTTGAACATAAAAAAGAAGGCGGCGGTATCCCGGAATTCCCTTATTCGCTGAAAAATTTCGGCGGTAATGCTTTGTCCACGCTTATGACGACAAACATGCCGATGGGGCAGGCCTCCGGGACTACGCCTTCCGCCAGCTATCTACGCGGCACAGCCAATATCAGCAATATCACGATCAGCGCCGGGGTTAACGATTCATTAACAGTAAGTGCCAACGGTAATCCCTATTCTTTTACGCTGGACGCTGGGACGTACAATACGGCTCAATTAGTGACCCAAATAAATGGCAAACTTTCAGCTGCTGGCTTAGGAGGTATGATTGAGGCAACTTCATACAGCTCGTATTTAGAACTTCGTTCCCAAACAACCGGCACAACGACCCAAATCAATTCCGTTTCGGGAAATTCGGTCAATACTTTATTCCGTAGGGTTGATCAGTATTACCAAAATGCCGGCTATATTCCGCCAAGTACATCGGACACCTATATAGATGGGCGTGTCGATTTACGCCAGGGGATTACGATTGGAACCGGAGTCAATGATAAACTTGCTTTTGATCTTCATGACGACGGCACAATTGAACGGAAAACCATAATCCTTGATGCTGGGGAGTATAGCGAAAATGGCCTGATCGATATGATCAACGCCAAATTGCAGGCGCAAAACCTGCAAGTAGCCGCTGCCATCAAGAATATTAATACGCCCCAAGGGCCTAGGACCGTTATGACCTTGACCTACTCTCCAGGCAAAAACGGTTATTTTGCCATCGACGGAGTAGGCGGCAGCGCCTCCTATACTGTGTTTTATCCCGGGCCATATGATATCACATATACCGGCGGAATGGATCTTAAATTGCAAGTCGGCGCAAATTCCGGAAATATGGTCTCAACAGGGACGCAATATATGATGAATACAGAAATCCTTGGCATAAGAAGATTGGATTATACCACCCGCATCAGTGCCGATCGGGCTATCGACACAGTTGCTGATGCTATGGCCATGGTAAGTGCCGCCCGCGGGCTGAACGGAGCCAAGCGCAATGCCCTTGAATCTCTCTATTACAATGTAACCCAGTCGGCAGAAAATTTACAGGCCGCCGAGTCAAGAATCCGTGATGCCGATCTCGCCAAGGAAATGATGGCTCATGTAAAGCAATCTCTGCTGTCACAAGCCGCCGAAGCCGTATTGGTCCAAACAAAGCAGCAACCACAGATGATTCTGGAACTCTTAAAATAA
- a CDS encoding glycosyltransferase family 4 protein: MNIVHIASHMGNGAGKAIGGMAILGKMSGENTHRIVLLDTPQKLNHIVRCRNAGVEVVEYDKIQMVIADADVVVLNWWGGKLMDSFLEEFPDVPCRVVLWSHKNGYFDPPLPDLLINECDYLLATSPLTLENPNWCRNASLVYGCGDFQPELVLPKNDYALIQDRFTIGYVGSPSYKKLPPDYLDYCNSVIRQIPNCHFILAGETTTELQSDILRCGMERYFTLAGWVSNVDALLRTFDVFGYLLHPHTFATTENAVLEAMAAAVPTVISRDPLGMYLLEDRVSGFLVGSPEEYGSIMRELYESETLRKLMGQAGRIRTIQTYRPSENFERFNIACSLVAQMEKRVHSFRRKE; this comes from the coding sequence GTGAACATAGTACATATTGCCTCACATATGGGCAATGGGGCAGGTAAGGCAATTGGCGGTATGGCGATATTAGGCAAAATGTCTGGCGAGAACACCCACCGCATTGTACTGCTTGACACACCGCAGAAGTTGAACCACATTGTGCGGTGCCGGAATGCGGGTGTTGAGGTCGTGGAATACGATAAAATACAGATGGTCATTGCCGATGCAGATGTAGTTGTACTTAATTGGTGGGGCGGCAAGCTCATGGATTCGTTTTTGGAGGAATTTCCCGATGTGCCATGCCGGGTAGTTCTGTGGAGCCACAAGAATGGCTATTTTGATCCGCCGCTTCCTGATCTGCTTATCAACGAATGTGACTATCTCCTGGCGACGTCACCACTCACATTGGAAAATCCTAATTGGTGTCGGAATGCCTCGCTTGTATATGGCTGTGGCGATTTCCAGCCGGAGCTTGTGTTGCCTAAAAATGACTATGCTTTAATACAAGATAGATTTACCATAGGCTATGTTGGCTCACCAAGCTATAAAAAGTTGCCGCCGGATTATCTTGATTATTGCAATTCAGTTATTAGGCAGATCCCCAATTGCCATTTTATCCTCGCCGGCGAAACAACGACTGAGTTGCAGAGTGATATTCTGCGGTGCGGTATGGAGCGGTATTTTACTTTAGCCGGCTGGGTGAGTAATGTTGATGCACTTTTGAGGACTTTTGATGTTTTCGGCTATTTGCTGCACCCTCATACATTTGCAACAACGGAAAACGCAGTCCTGGAAGCCATGGCAGCGGCTGTCCCAACCGTGATTTCACGCGACCCTCTGGGAATGTATTTGCTGGAGGATAGGGTTTCGGGTTTTTTGGTTGGCAGTCCTGAGGAATATGGCTCTATTATGCGTGAATTGTACGAAAGTGAAACGCTGCGAAAACTTATGGGACAAGCTGGGCGCATACGTACGATACAGACCTATCGGCCCAGTGAGAACTTTGAAAGGTTCAATATCGCCTGTAGCTTAGTAGCACAGATGGAAAAACGCGTTCACAGCTTCAGAAGAAAGGAATGA
- a CDS encoding radical SAM protein gives MTVPVRVPLIEHLPLATPFAVHMFTSYYCNFKCRYCIHSLDKEEQDKLRFKKQTMPMEIFQKTVDDLQAFPSQVKAMIFAGHGEPLTHPAIADMISYAKLHNAAERVEIVSNGSLLTPSLSDKLIEAKLDRLRISLQGLNEEDYLRVCGTKINFSEFVSYLEYFFRHKQHTDTFIKIIDIALNNPTGSKQFHTIFDSICDTAAIEYLFPFIDQIDHKELSGELQNTKHGDGKAMHVDICAMPFYMLVVLPNGDVTGCCAIQPPVIFGNVMKKTLLEIWNSEERNELLVTQILGRAANPVCKNCTVPDYGMQQGDYLDEYRAQLLRIFRIEGQNHGTNGRISGRD, from the coding sequence ATGACAGTTCCCGTACGCGTTCCCTTGATTGAACATTTACCGCTTGCCACACCGTTTGCCGTGCATATGTTTACCTCTTATTATTGTAATTTTAAGTGTAGATATTGTATACACAGTTTAGACAAAGAAGAGCAGGACAAATTGCGTTTTAAGAAGCAAACAATGCCAATGGAAATTTTCCAAAAAACGGTTGATGATCTACAGGCATTTCCCTCACAAGTAAAGGCGATGATTTTTGCCGGGCATGGAGAACCTTTAACGCACCCGGCGATTGCTGATATGATCAGTTATGCCAAATTGCATAATGCCGCCGAGCGTGTCGAAATTGTATCGAATGGGAGCCTGCTCACGCCTTCCTTATCCGATAAGTTAATTGAAGCCAAGCTTGATCGCTTGCGGATTTCGCTGCAAGGTTTGAATGAAGAAGATTATCTGCGGGTGTGTGGCACTAAGATTAATTTTTCAGAGTTTGTTTCTTATCTGGAATACTTCTTCCGGCACAAACAACATACAGATACTTTTATCAAGATAATTGATATTGCATTGAATAATCCGACTGGTTCAAAACAATTTCACACAATATTTGATTCGATTTGCGATACGGCGGCAATTGAGTACCTGTTCCCGTTTATTGATCAGATAGATCATAAGGAACTCAGCGGCGAATTGCAAAATACAAAGCATGGAGACGGTAAGGCAATGCATGTTGATATTTGTGCGATGCCGTTTTATATGTTGGTTGTATTGCCAAATGGTGATGTAACCGGATGTTGCGCCATTCAGCCACCTGTTATTTTTGGCAATGTAATGAAAAAGACCTTACTAGAAATTTGGAATAGTGAAGAACGTAATGAATTATTGGTAACACAAATTCTTGGCAGAGCCGCGAATCCTGTGTGCAAAAATTGTACTGTTCCTGATTACGGTATGCAACAAGGCGACTATTTGGATGAATATCGCGCGCAATTGTTAAGGATATTTCGGATAGAAGGGCAAAACCATGGGACAAATGGTCGAATCTCAGGGCGTGATTAG
- the rfbC gene encoding dTDP-4-dehydrorhamnose 3,5-epimerase gives MKITATKIAGAYLVKREPFADERGTFSRLFCRRELEAAGLCGEISQMNLSTNRNKGTLRGLHSQSGNAAEDKLVTCVQGEVFDVCVDVREDSPTYLQWVGETLSAENGMGLYVPKGCAHGYLTMTDNAQVLYLVTEYYTPDTEVGYRFDDSAFEIAWPIMPPYIMSEKDKNWRYISNS, from the coding sequence ATGAAAATTACAGCAACAAAAATAGCAGGTGCTTATCTTGTCAAACGTGAACCGTTTGCCGATGAACGGGGGACATTTTCACGCCTGTTCTGCCGCCGAGAACTGGAAGCGGCTGGGCTATGCGGTGAAATCTCCCAAATGAATCTATCAACCAATCGTAACAAAGGTACATTGCGGGGATTGCACTCTCAATCCGGTAATGCGGCGGAAGATAAGCTGGTGACCTGTGTTCAAGGCGAGGTATTTGATGTGTGTGTGGATGTCCGCGAGGATTCACCGACCTATTTGCAATGGGTTGGCGAGACACTCTCGGCGGAGAATGGAATGGGTCTGTATGTTCCGAAAGGTTGTGCCCATGGGTATTTAACCATGACGGACAATGCGCAGGTGTTGTATCTGGTGACAGAGTACTATACCCCGGATACAGAGGTTGGATACCGGTTTGACGATTCGGCATTTGAGATAGCATGGCCAATAATGCCTCCGTATATCATGAGTGAGAAGGACAAAAATTGGAGGTATATAAGCAACTCGTAA
- a CDS encoding radical SAM/SPASM domain-containing protein: MAQIKPISGAEDRVLLAEALPLVSPFTLNVFPTNACNFKCSYCAQSLGAEALAATYGMDRGFMSLETMELIVEQSKAFAPYKLLSFMGHGEPLLNRDLPKMISLAARAGIAQRIEIITNASMLTHEYADELIDSGLTNLRVSLQGLDMESYRKICGVALDFDRFMERLVYFYTHKKKDMGLFVKIMDVSLPIGGAKEFYKLFNNICDRMYVENVQPVYHAVDVHSSNGSDLTRYDRYGNAHPPRTVCPLAFFSLAVWPNGDVQPCDAIYKPCVLGNVHNTNLREMWDSELLKQFRIRHLRGEKEIITGCSNCCAPDDVSHPLDALDDRKDEILCRLFG, from the coding sequence ATGGCGCAAATTAAGCCGATTTCCGGTGCGGAAGATCGCGTGCTGCTTGCCGAGGCATTACCGTTGGTTTCGCCGTTTACGTTGAATGTATTTCCGACAAATGCCTGCAATTTTAAATGTTCTTATTGTGCTCAAAGCCTTGGTGCTGAAGCACTTGCCGCAACTTATGGGATGGACAGGGGTTTCATGAGTTTGGAAACTATGGAGTTGATTGTTGAACAAAGCAAAGCGTTTGCTCCGTATAAGCTGTTATCTTTTATGGGGCATGGTGAACCGCTGTTAAACAGGGATTTGCCGAAAATGATTTCCCTTGCAGCGCGGGCGGGGATTGCTCAACGCATTGAGATTATTACTAATGCTAGCATGCTGACACATGAATATGCGGATGAATTGATTGACTCCGGTCTTACCAACCTGCGCGTGTCTTTACAGGGGTTAGATATGGAATCGTATAGGAAAATCTGTGGTGTTGCCTTGGATTTTGACCGTTTTATGGAGCGTCTGGTCTATTTTTATACCCACAAGAAAAAAGATATGGGATTGTTCGTTAAAATTATGGATGTTTCACTGCCTATCGGCGGAGCAAAAGAGTTCTATAAATTATTCAATAATATTTGCGACCGCATGTATGTGGAGAATGTTCAGCCTGTGTATCATGCGGTTGATGTTCACAGCAGTAACGGGAGTGATCTTACGCGATATGATCGTTATGGCAACGCCCATCCGCCCAGAACGGTTTGCCCGCTTGCATTTTTTTCGCTTGCTGTATGGCCAAATGGTGACGTTCAACCTTGTGACGCGATTTATAAACCATGTGTTCTTGGCAATGTCCATAATACAAACCTACGTGAAATGTGGGATAGTGAACTGCTTAAACAATTTCGTATTAGGCATTTGCGCGGTGAGAAGGAGATCATTACCGGTTGTTCAAACTGCTGTGCACCGGATGATGTAAGCCATCCTTTGGATGCGCTGGATGATCGCAAAGACGAAATTTTGTGCAGATTATTTGGATAG
- a CDS encoding radical SAM protein: protein MMMYVAVIKPSYDTNRTNLRDVIPLSGPFGMYIEPTRICNMRCFYCMHATRGDSEGALAKTGFKLAHMDMELYDKIIDGIMKFPDQPKRVTFSGLGEPLTNPKLGEMARRLRKAGFTGRNDIITNGLAFTPRLADELVDAGINRIQISVQGLTSEAYSNIAGVSVDIGSYIENIAYLYKHKKNTEIFIKIIDANLEDESEKARFFEMFSAICDTIFVEHLVVMEHQMGDHGGKTDRSLNLNGEPFKPCQVCGIMFYFFQINIDGDTFPCSTPGLPTGFSMGNIQENTLQEIWDGKKRNSMLRTNLRNGYRTFAACRECSSVVCITDPAERLDDCREEMLKRLPE, encoded by the coding sequence ATGATGATGTACGTGGCAGTTATCAAACCATCCTATGACACAAACAGAACAAATTTGCGGGATGTTATACCGCTTAGCGGTCCGTTTGGCATGTACATTGAGCCGACACGCATATGTAATATGAGGTGCTTTTATTGCATGCACGCAACTCGCGGCGATAGCGAAGGTGCGCTTGCCAAAACAGGGTTTAAGCTTGCGCATATGGATATGGAATTATATGATAAAATAATTGACGGTATTATGAAGTTTCCCGATCAGCCTAAACGGGTAACGTTTTCCGGGTTGGGAGAACCGCTGACCAATCCAAAGCTTGGCGAGATGGCCAGAAGGTTGCGGAAAGCGGGCTTTACGGGACGCAATGATATCATTACGAATGGTTTGGCGTTTACCCCCAGGCTGGCAGACGAACTGGTTGATGCGGGGATAAACCGTATTCAAATCTCGGTGCAGGGCTTAACAAGCGAAGCGTACAGCAATATAGCCGGTGTATCGGTAGATATAGGAAGCTATATTGAGAATATAGCGTATCTGTATAAGCATAAAAAAAACACTGAAATTTTTATTAAAATTATTGATGCGAATTTAGAGGATGAATCTGAGAAAGCGCGTTTTTTTGAAATGTTTAGCGCTATTTGCGATACGATATTTGTGGAACATCTGGTCGTTATGGAGCATCAGATGGGGGATCACGGCGGTAAGACAGATCGGTCACTGAATTTAAACGGCGAACCTTTTAAACCTTGCCAAGTGTGCGGTATTATGTTTTATTTTTTTCAGATTAATATTGATGGCGATACCTTTCCTTGCTCCACTCCGGGGCTGCCTACCGGTTTCTCAATGGGAAATATTCAGGAAAATACCTTGCAGGAAATCTGGGATGGGAAAAAACGAAACAGTATGCTCCGTACCAATCTGCGAAATGGCTACCGCACGTTTGCCGCTTGCCGGGAGTGTTCGTCAGTCGTATGTATTACCGATCCGGCAGAACGTTTGGACGATTGCCGCGAGGAAATGCTCAAGCGGTTGCCAGAATGA
- a CDS encoding Rpn family recombination-promoting nuclease/putative transposase: MKLAGYEELSQEVQGFIPDYKYLLYDLSEYTGEEIKGQVINIIVMIIMRDIRKRDMRVY; the protein is encoded by the coding sequence ATGAAGCTGGCAGGTTATGAAGAACTGTCCCAGGAGGTGCAGGGATTCATTCCCGACTATAAATATTTGCTCTATGATCTTTCGGAGTATACGGGTGAGGAAATAAAAGGCCAGGTCATTAATATAATAGTCATGATCATCATGAGGGATATCCGGAAAAGGGATATGAGAGTCTATTAA